One window of Saprospiraceae bacterium genomic DNA carries:
- a CDS encoding redoxin domain-containing protein, whose translation MASINEAIRKMYTTDRETVYQKSLKQDVILVFLRHFGCTFCREALEELHDLFNGHKFDKNCLILVHMSTEDIACKYFERYGLSSVPRVSDPDCLFYKEFGLLKGTFNQLFGFRSWLRGIEAGLIKGHGFGTQLGDGFQMPGVFIIQKGQITNEFRHKFPSDKPDYLKLMACPQAQ comes from the coding sequence ATGGCTTCCATCAATGAGGCAATTCGCAAAATGTATACAACGGATCGAGAGACCGTTTATCAAAAATCACTTAAACAAGATGTAATTCTTGTGTTTTTACGGCATTTTGGATGTACATTTTGCCGGGAAGCCCTTGAGGAATTGCATGATTTATTCAATGGACATAAATTTGATAAAAATTGTTTAATTCTGGTACACATGTCAACAGAAGACATTGCTTGCAAATATTTTGAACGATATGGCTTGAGTTCTGTGCCTCGTGTTTCAGATCCTGATTGCCTTTTCTATAAAGAATTTGGTCTGTTAAAAGGAACTTTTAATCAATTATTCGGCTTTCGTTCATGGCTAAGAGGAATCGAAGCCGGTTTAATTAAAGGCCATGGATTTGGCACCCAATTGGGCGATGGATTTCAAATGCCGGGTGTTTTTATAATTCAGAAGGGTCAAATTACGAATGAATTCCGACACAAGTTTCCTTCAGACAAACCAGATTATTTAAAACTAATGGCCTGTCCACAAGCACAATAA